A single region of the Vicia villosa cultivar HV-30 ecotype Madison, WI linkage group LG4, Vvil1.0, whole genome shotgun sequence genome encodes:
- the LOC131598643 gene encoding glycine-rich RNA-binding protein 7-like, which translates to MPDAMVASDSKKVGSSEEGSVAAAQTKKVAPRASREVLIGLPAAATQRGGGGSKSFEGGAYRSVGGSSHGGCSRGIAGGGVSRSFGGGSRSVGGGGSRSID; encoded by the coding sequence ATGCCTGATGCAATGGTTGCATCCGACTCCAAGAAGGTCGGATCAAGTGAAGAAGGTTCGGTGGCAGCGGCTCAAACGAAGAAGGTAGCTCCAAGGGCGTCGAGGGAGGTGCTTATAGGACTGCCGGCGGCGGCGACTCAAAGGGGGGGAGGTGGCTCCAAGAGTTTCGAGGGAGGTGCTTACAGGAGTGTTGGAGGCAGCTCCCACGGAGGTTGCTCTAGGGGCATCGCGGGAGGTGGCGTCTCTAGGAGCTTCGGAGGTGGCTCCAGGAGCGTCGGTGGAGGTGGCTCCAGGAGCATCGACTGA